The following are encoded together in the Phocoena sinus isolate mPhoSin1 chromosome 11, mPhoSin1.pri, whole genome shotgun sequence genome:
- the LEMD2 gene encoding LEM domain-containing protein 2 isoform X4, with protein sequence MEAQEYIANVTGSSSAKFEAALTWILNSNKDVGIWLKGEDPSELVTTVDKVVCLESARPRMGVGCRLSRALLTAVTNVLIFFWCLAFLWGLLILLKYRWRKLEEEEQAMYEMVKKIIDVVQDHYVDWEQDMERYPYVGILHVRDTLIPPQSRRRMKRVWDRAVEFLASNESRIQTESHRVAGEDMLVWRWTKPSSFSDSER encoded by the exons ATGGAAGCCCAGGAATATATAGCA AATGTGACCGGCAGCTCCTCCGCCAAGTTTGAAGCCGCACTGACCTGGATACTGAACAGTAACAAGGACGTGGGCATCTG GTTGAAAGGGGAAGACCCGTCCGAGCTGGTGACCACGGTGGACAAGGTGGTCTGCCTGGAGTCCGCCCGCCCCCGCATGGGTGTCGGCTGCCGCCTGAGCCGCGCCCTGCTCACGGCTGTCACCAATGTGCTCATTTTCTTCTGGT GCTTGGCCTTTCTGTGGGGGCTCCTGATCCTCCTGAAATACCGGTGGCGGAAGTTGGAAGAGGAAGAGCAGGCCATGTATGAGATGGTGAAGAAGATTATAG ATGTGGTCCAGGACCACTACGTGGATTGGGAGCAGGACATGGAGCGCTACCCATACGTGGGCATCCTACACGTGCGTGACACCCTGATCCCGCCACAGAGCCG GAGACGCATGAAGCGGGTCTGGGACCGGGCCGTGGAGTTCCTGGCCTCCAACGAATCCCGGATCCAGACAGAGTCCCACCGCGTGGCCGGAGAAGACATGCTGGTGTGGAGATGGACTaagccctcttccttctctgactcAGAGCGATAA
- the LEMD2 gene encoding LEM domain-containing protein 2 isoform X1: MAGLSDLELRRELQALGFQPGPITDTTRNVYRNKLRRLRGEVRQRGEERLREEARARGEERLREEARARGEERLREEARARGEERLREEARARGEERLREEARLREEARLREEARLREEAPLRPRPAASSPRSEPWLSPPASGPAYATSGAYGDIGASAASWSRGRGLAYPPRPAPLRRRASVRGSSEEDEDCRPLDRAAPGPGHGVRRWWASSPAPVRPSSALLGPDPRPGLRATRAGQAGAARARPEVGRRLERYLSRLLLWASLGLLLVFLGILWVKMGKPSAPQEAEDNMKLLPVDCETKTDEFCQAKQKAALLEVLHELYNFLAIQAGNFECGNPEKLKSKCIPVMEAQEYIANVTGSSSAKFEAALTWILNSNKDVGIWLKGEDPSELVTTVDKVVCLESARPRMGVGCRLSRALLTAVTNVLIFFWCLAFLWGLLILLKYRWRKLEEEEQAMYEMVKKIIDVVQDHYVDWEQDMERYPYVGILHVRDTLIPPQSRRRMKRVWDRAVEFLASNESRIQTESHRVAGEDMLVWRWTKPSSFSDSER, encoded by the exons ATGGCCGGCCTCTCGGACCTGGAGCTGCGGCGGGAGCTGCAGGCCCTGGGCTTCCAGCCAGGACCCATCACCGACACCACCCGGAACGTCTACCGCAATAAGCTGCGCCGCCTGCGGGGCGAGGTCCGGCAGCGCGGCGAGGAGCGGCTGCGGGAGGAGGCCCGGGCAAGGGGCGAGGAGCGGCTGCGGGAGGAGGCCCGGGCAAGGGGCGAGGAGCGGCTGCGGGAGGAGGCCCGGGCAAGGGGCGAGGAGCGGCTGCGGGAGGAGGCCCGGGCAAGGGGCGAGGAGCGGCTGCGGGAGGAGGCCCGGCTGCGGGAGGAGGCCCGGCTGCGCGAGGAGGCCCGGCTGCGCGAGGAGGCTCCGCTTCGCCCCCGGCCCGCCGCGTCCTCCCCGCGGTCGGAGCCCTGGCTCTCCCCGCCGGCCTCGGGCCCGGCCTACGCGACCTCTGGGGCTTACGGCGACATCGGGGCCTCCGCCGCTTCCTGGTCCAGGGGCCGCGGCCTCGCCTACCCACCCCGCCCCGCGCCGCTCAGACGCCGCGCCTCGGTCCGGGGCAGCTCCGAGGAGGACGAGGACTGCCGGCCACTCGACAGGGCCGCGCCGGGCCCCGGCCACGGAGTCCGTCGGTGGTGGGCCTCGTCCCCGGCCCCGGTGCGGCCGTCCTCCGCCCTCCTCGGTCCCGACCCGCGCCCGGGCCTGCGGGCGACGAGAGCGGGCCAGGCGGGCGCGGCGCGGGCCCGGCCCGAGGTGGGGCGGCGGCTGGAGCGCTACCTCTCCCGGCTCCTGCTCTGGGCCAGCCTGGGGCTGCTGCTCGTCTTCCTGGGCATCCTCTGGGTGAAGATGGGCAAGCCCTCGGCGCCGCAGGAGGCGGAGGACAACA TGAAATTATTGCCAGTGGACTGTGAGACAAAAACAGATGAG TTCTGTCAGGCCAAGCAGAAGGCGGCCTTGCTGGAGGTGCTGCACGAGCTGTACAACTTCCTGGCCATCCAAGCGG GTAATTTTGAATGTGGAAATCCAGAGAAGCTAAAAAGCAAATGCATTCCTGTAATGGAAGCCCAGGAATATATAGCA AATGTGACCGGCAGCTCCTCCGCCAAGTTTGAAGCCGCACTGACCTGGATACTGAACAGTAACAAGGACGTGGGCATCTG GTTGAAAGGGGAAGACCCGTCCGAGCTGGTGACCACGGTGGACAAGGTGGTCTGCCTGGAGTCCGCCCGCCCCCGCATGGGTGTCGGCTGCCGCCTGAGCCGCGCCCTGCTCACGGCTGTCACCAATGTGCTCATTTTCTTCTGGT GCTTGGCCTTTCTGTGGGGGCTCCTGATCCTCCTGAAATACCGGTGGCGGAAGTTGGAAGAGGAAGAGCAGGCCATGTATGAGATGGTGAAGAAGATTATAG ATGTGGTCCAGGACCACTACGTGGATTGGGAGCAGGACATGGAGCGCTACCCATACGTGGGCATCCTACACGTGCGTGACACCCTGATCCCGCCACAGAGCCG GAGACGCATGAAGCGGGTCTGGGACCGGGCCGTGGAGTTCCTGGCCTCCAACGAATCCCGGATCCAGACAGAGTCCCACCGCGTGGCCGGAGAAGACATGCTGGTGTGGAGATGGACTaagccctcttccttctctgactcAGAGCGATAA
- the LEMD2 gene encoding LEM domain-containing protein 2 isoform X2: MAGLEADSDLLIMAAHTAVQTFSTWRLRTTFSTWRGPRLLRRGPRLLRRGCRREQFRVRCAPGAGGGGVLAMAGLSDLELRRELQALGFQPGPITDTTRNVYRNKLRRLRGEVRQRGEERLREEARARGEERLREEARARGEERLREEARARGEERLREEARARGEERLREEARLREEARLREEARLREEAPLRPRPAASSPRSEPWLSPPASGPAYATSGAYGDIGASAASWSRGRGLAYPPRPAPLRRRASVRGSSEEDEDCRPLDRAAPGPGHGVRRWWASSPAPVRPSSALLGPDPRPGLRATRAGQAGAARARPEVGRRLERYLSRLLLWASLGLLLVFLGILWVKMGKPSAPQEAEDNMKLLPVDCETKTDEFCQAKQKAALLEVLHELYNFLAIQAGNFECGNPEKLKSKCIPVMEAQEYIANVTGSSSAKFEAALTWILNSNKDVGIWLKGEDPSELVTTVDKVVCLESARPRMGVGCRLSRALLTAVTNVLIFFWCLAFLWGLLILLKYRWRKLEEEEQAMYEMVKKIIVPSVLQMWSRTTTWIGSRTWSATHTWASYTCVTP; the protein is encoded by the exons ATGGCAGGCTTGGAGGCTGATTCTGACCTCCTCATCATGGCCGCCCATACGGCGGTTCAGACCTTCTCAACATGGCGATTAAGAACGACCTTCTCAACATGGCGCGGGCCCCGCCTGCTCCGCCGCGGGCCCCGCCTGCTCCGCCGCGGCTGTCGGCGGGAACAGTTCCGGGTCCGGTGTGCGCCGGGGGCAGGCGGGGGTGGCGTCCTGGCCATGGCCGGCCTCTCGGACCTGGAGCTGCGGCGGGAGCTGCAGGCCCTGGGCTTCCAGCCAGGACCCATCACCGACACCACCCGGAACGTCTACCGCAATAAGCTGCGCCGCCTGCGGGGCGAGGTCCGGCAGCGCGGCGAGGAGCGGCTGCGGGAGGAGGCCCGGGCAAGGGGCGAGGAGCGGCTGCGGGAGGAGGCCCGGGCAAGGGGCGAGGAGCGGCTGCGGGAGGAGGCCCGGGCAAGGGGCGAGGAGCGGCTGCGGGAGGAGGCCCGGGCAAGGGGCGAGGAGCGGCTGCGGGAGGAGGCCCGGCTGCGGGAGGAGGCCCGGCTGCGCGAGGAGGCCCGGCTGCGCGAGGAGGCTCCGCTTCGCCCCCGGCCCGCCGCGTCCTCCCCGCGGTCGGAGCCCTGGCTCTCCCCGCCGGCCTCGGGCCCGGCCTACGCGACCTCTGGGGCTTACGGCGACATCGGGGCCTCCGCCGCTTCCTGGTCCAGGGGCCGCGGCCTCGCCTACCCACCCCGCCCCGCGCCGCTCAGACGCCGCGCCTCGGTCCGGGGCAGCTCCGAGGAGGACGAGGACTGCCGGCCACTCGACAGGGCCGCGCCGGGCCCCGGCCACGGAGTCCGTCGGTGGTGGGCCTCGTCCCCGGCCCCGGTGCGGCCGTCCTCCGCCCTCCTCGGTCCCGACCCGCGCCCGGGCCTGCGGGCGACGAGAGCGGGCCAGGCGGGCGCGGCGCGGGCCCGGCCCGAGGTGGGGCGGCGGCTGGAGCGCTACCTCTCCCGGCTCCTGCTCTGGGCCAGCCTGGGGCTGCTGCTCGTCTTCCTGGGCATCCTCTGGGTGAAGATGGGCAAGCCCTCGGCGCCGCAGGAGGCGGAGGACAACA TGAAATTATTGCCAGTGGACTGTGAGACAAAAACAGATGAG TTCTGTCAGGCCAAGCAGAAGGCGGCCTTGCTGGAGGTGCTGCACGAGCTGTACAACTTCCTGGCCATCCAAGCGG GTAATTTTGAATGTGGAAATCCAGAGAAGCTAAAAAGCAAATGCATTCCTGTAATGGAAGCCCAGGAATATATAGCA AATGTGACCGGCAGCTCCTCCGCCAAGTTTGAAGCCGCACTGACCTGGATACTGAACAGTAACAAGGACGTGGGCATCTG GTTGAAAGGGGAAGACCCGTCCGAGCTGGTGACCACGGTGGACAAGGTGGTCTGCCTGGAGTCCGCCCGCCCCCGCATGGGTGTCGGCTGCCGCCTGAGCCGCGCCCTGCTCACGGCTGTCACCAATGTGCTCATTTTCTTCTGGT GCTTGGCCTTTCTGTGGGGGCTCCTGATCCTCCTGAAATACCGGTGGCGGAAGTTGGAAGAGGAAGAGCAGGCCATGTATGAGATGGTGAAGAAGATTATAG TGCCCTCTGTCCTGCAGATGTGGTCCAGGACCACTACGTGGATTGGGAGCAGGACATGGAGCGCTACCCATACGTGGGCATCCTACACGTGCGTGACACCCTGA
- the LEMD2 gene encoding LEM domain-containing protein 2 isoform X3 produces MAGLEADSDLLIMAAHTAVQTFSTWRLRTTFSTWRGPRLLRRGPRLLRRGCRREQFRVRCAPGAGGGGVLAMAGLSDLELRRELQALGFQPGPITDTTRNVYRNKLRRLRGEVRQRGEERLREEARARGEERLREEARARGEERLREEARARGEERLREEARARGEERLREEARLREEARLREEARLREEAPLRPRPAASSPRSEPWLSPPASGPAYATSGAYGDIGASAASWSRGRGLAYPPRPAPLRRRASVRGSSEEDEDCRPLDRAAPGPGHGVRRWWASSPAPVRPSSALLGPDPRPGLRATRAGQAGAARARPEVGRRLERYLSRLLLWASLGLLLVFLGILWVKMGKPSAPQEAEDNMKLLPVDCETKTDEFCQAKQKAALLEVLHELYNFLAIQAGNFECGNPEKLKSKCIPVMEAQEYIANVTGSSSAKFEAALTWILNSNKDVGIWLKGEDPSELVTTVDKVVCLESARPRMGVGCRLSRALLTAVTNVLIFFWSLA; encoded by the exons ATGGCAGGCTTGGAGGCTGATTCTGACCTCCTCATCATGGCCGCCCATACGGCGGTTCAGACCTTCTCAACATGGCGATTAAGAACGACCTTCTCAACATGGCGCGGGCCCCGCCTGCTCCGCCGCGGGCCCCGCCTGCTCCGCCGCGGCTGTCGGCGGGAACAGTTCCGGGTCCGGTGTGCGCCGGGGGCAGGCGGGGGTGGCGTCCTGGCCATGGCCGGCCTCTCGGACCTGGAGCTGCGGCGGGAGCTGCAGGCCCTGGGCTTCCAGCCAGGACCCATCACCGACACCACCCGGAACGTCTACCGCAATAAGCTGCGCCGCCTGCGGGGCGAGGTCCGGCAGCGCGGCGAGGAGCGGCTGCGGGAGGAGGCCCGGGCAAGGGGCGAGGAGCGGCTGCGGGAGGAGGCCCGGGCAAGGGGCGAGGAGCGGCTGCGGGAGGAGGCCCGGGCAAGGGGCGAGGAGCGGCTGCGGGAGGAGGCCCGGGCAAGGGGCGAGGAGCGGCTGCGGGAGGAGGCCCGGCTGCGGGAGGAGGCCCGGCTGCGCGAGGAGGCCCGGCTGCGCGAGGAGGCTCCGCTTCGCCCCCGGCCCGCCGCGTCCTCCCCGCGGTCGGAGCCCTGGCTCTCCCCGCCGGCCTCGGGCCCGGCCTACGCGACCTCTGGGGCTTACGGCGACATCGGGGCCTCCGCCGCTTCCTGGTCCAGGGGCCGCGGCCTCGCCTACCCACCCCGCCCCGCGCCGCTCAGACGCCGCGCCTCGGTCCGGGGCAGCTCCGAGGAGGACGAGGACTGCCGGCCACTCGACAGGGCCGCGCCGGGCCCCGGCCACGGAGTCCGTCGGTGGTGGGCCTCGTCCCCGGCCCCGGTGCGGCCGTCCTCCGCCCTCCTCGGTCCCGACCCGCGCCCGGGCCTGCGGGCGACGAGAGCGGGCCAGGCGGGCGCGGCGCGGGCCCGGCCCGAGGTGGGGCGGCGGCTGGAGCGCTACCTCTCCCGGCTCCTGCTCTGGGCCAGCCTGGGGCTGCTGCTCGTCTTCCTGGGCATCCTCTGGGTGAAGATGGGCAAGCCCTCGGCGCCGCAGGAGGCGGAGGACAACA TGAAATTATTGCCAGTGGACTGTGAGACAAAAACAGATGAG TTCTGTCAGGCCAAGCAGAAGGCGGCCTTGCTGGAGGTGCTGCACGAGCTGTACAACTTCCTGGCCATCCAAGCGG GTAATTTTGAATGTGGAAATCCAGAGAAGCTAAAAAGCAAATGCATTCCTGTAATGGAAGCCCAGGAATATATAGCA AATGTGACCGGCAGCTCCTCCGCCAAGTTTGAAGCCGCACTGACCTGGATACTGAACAGTAACAAGGACGTGGGCATCTG GTTGAAAGGGGAAGACCCGTCCGAGCTGGTGACCACGGTGGACAAGGTGGTCTGCCTGGAGTCCGCCCGCCCCCGCATGGGTGTCGGCTGCCGCCTGAGCCGCGCCCTGCTCACGGCTGTCACCAATGTGCTCATTTTCTTCTG GAGCTTGGCCTAA